The proteins below come from a single Chryseobacterium sp. MA9 genomic window:
- a CDS encoding alpha/beta fold hydrolase: protein MNTTLNFSKKIRSVLSLVIFMGMGLLFLKAQAYNTGEKDLENAAVRSAFQNTKKIRAGLLDVGYAEVGPENGKPVILLHGWPYDIHSFEQSSAILAEKGYRVLVPYLRGYGTTTFVSSNTKRNGQQSAVALDIIAFMDALKIDKAIIGGFDWGARTADIMAALWPERCSGLVAVSGYLIGSPKANEKPLPPNAEFLWWYQYYFSTERGYKGYKANTAAFNKLIWKTASPKWTFDDQTYERSATAFNNPDHVDIVIHNYRWRLGLAKGEKQYDALEAKLAKSPAITIPTVTLEGDANGAAFPAPESYASRYAGKYVHHTLTGGIGHNLPQEAPKAFADAIIEVDSMSQPK from the coding sequence ATGAATACTACATTGAATTTCAGTAAAAAAATACGATCCGTTTTATCTCTGGTTATTTTTATGGGAATGGGATTATTGTTTCTAAAAGCACAGGCTTACAACACTGGCGAAAAAGACCTGGAAAACGCAGCTGTCAGATCAGCTTTCCAGAATACAAAGAAAATCAGAGCCGGTCTGCTGGATGTAGGATATGCAGAAGTAGGGCCTGAAAATGGAAAACCTGTTATCCTTCTTCATGGGTGGCCTTATGATATCCACAGTTTTGAACAGTCCTCTGCGATACTTGCAGAAAAAGGCTATCGTGTTTTAGTCCCTTATTTAAGAGGGTATGGAACAACTACCTTTGTATCTTCAAATACAAAACGTAATGGTCAGCAGAGTGCTGTCGCATTGGATATCATTGCTTTTATGGATGCCCTGAAAATTGATAAAGCGATCATTGGCGGTTTTGACTGGGGAGCCAGAACGGCAGACATCATGGCGGCACTGTGGCCAGAGCGATGCTCCGGACTGGTGGCGGTAAGCGGATATTTAATTGGAAGTCCAAAGGCGAACGAAAAGCCTCTCCCTCCAAATGCTGAGTTTTTATGGTGGTATCAGTATTATTTTTCAACTGAAAGAGGTTATAAAGGCTATAAAGCCAATACCGCGGCATTTAATAAACTGATATGGAAAACTGCTTCGCCAAAATGGACTTTTGATGATCAAACTTATGAACGTTCTGCTACAGCATTCAATAATCCTGACCACGTTGATATCGTGATCCACAATTACCGCTGGCGTCTTGGATTGGCCAAAGGGGAAAAGCAATATGATGCGCTTGAAGCTAAACTGGCAAAGTCTCCGGCCATTACAATTCCAACAGTTACTTTAGAAGGCGATGCCAACGGAGCTGCGTTTCCTGCCCCGGAAAGTTATGCTTCAAGATATGCAGGTAAATATGTACATCATACGCTGACGGGCGGAATTGGACACAATTTACCACAGGAAGCTCCAAAAGCATTTGCAGATGCAATCATAGAAGTAGACTCTATGTCACAACCCAAATAA
- a CDS encoding DUF3592 domain-containing protein produces the protein MNRNKTKTMWQYYIILGAGMILFVAALLSLKNTLLFLKKAEKATATVTSLRVYESDGEVFSPLFTFRTRNNIEYTYELPEGTNPSAWSVGETETVIYNPDDPSSVSLYTYFRIFAWPLILVSIALPLLVVGGGYFIADQFLK, from the coding sequence ATGAACAGAAATAAAACGAAAACTATGTGGCAGTATTATATTATCCTTGGAGCAGGAATGATTCTGTTTGTTGCAGCATTGCTGAGCCTCAAAAACACTCTTTTATTCTTAAAAAAAGCAGAAAAGGCAACGGCAACCGTTACCTCACTGCGTGTATATGAATCGGATGGAGAAGTATTTAGCCCTCTCTTTACCTTCCGTACCCGGAATAATATTGAATATACCTATGAACTGCCGGAAGGCACCAATCCTTCAGCATGGTCAGTAGGTGAGACGGAGACTGTTATCTATAATCCGGATGATCCTTCTTCTGTAAGCTTATATACCTATTTCAGAATTTTTGCGTGGCCTTTAATACTTGTCTCAATAGCACTGCCATTACTGGTGGTGGGAGGGGGTTATTTTATTGCAGACCAATTTTTAAAATAG
- a CDS encoding class A beta-lactamase-related serine hydrolase, with protein sequence MTKSPQFILPFLILFMSIVHAQTEKTDPLYKTIISKDSLFFSAGYNTCNISRMEGMLSNGFEFYHDKGGFEDKKKFIIDFKNGLCKSPENYQLKRVLVDKSTEIYPMYKDGKIYAAIQNGDHLFYEKIGDQAEKLVGEAKFTHLWILENAEWKLKNSLSFNHHPKQTTDSETMFGNDQSMQSWLKENNIPTLGLGIIEGGKLQQVKVFGDTKTGISVPLNAYFNVASLTKPVTAMVALRLVSVGKWKLDEPLDTYWTDPDIISDPRHKKLTTRIILSHQTGFPNWRWMNADKKLSFQFDPGTKYQYSGEGFEYLRRALEKKFGKSLDQLAKELIFQPLKMRNTNYIWDQNTDQSRFVTGYNEKGNAYPVEKIKTANAADDLHTTIEDYGNFMVSIMKGKKLNPEVFQEMIRKQVKVKENKYFGLGLEIYDLGNGDYALSHGGADQGTRCIAIVLPHSGKGIVIFTNVDDGYKVYEKLVLHYLGEEGKKIVGIETR encoded by the coding sequence ATGACAAAGTCTCCACAGTTCATCCTTCCTTTTTTAATTCTGTTCATGAGTATAGTACATGCACAGACAGAAAAAACAGATCCTCTTTACAAAACAATTATATCGAAAGACAGCCTGTTTTTTTCAGCAGGTTACAATACCTGTAACATCAGCCGGATGGAAGGCATGCTAAGCAACGGGTTTGAATTCTATCACGATAAAGGCGGCTTTGAGGACAAAAAGAAATTCATCATTGATTTTAAAAACGGATTATGCAAATCTCCGGAAAACTATCAGTTAAAGAGGGTCTTGGTTGATAAAAGCACTGAGATTTATCCCATGTATAAAGATGGAAAAATATATGCTGCCATTCAGAATGGTGATCATCTGTTTTATGAAAAGATAGGGGATCAGGCCGAGAAATTAGTTGGAGAAGCAAAGTTCACTCATTTGTGGATCTTGGAAAATGCTGAGTGGAAACTTAAGAATTCATTGAGTTTTAATCACCATCCCAAACAGACTACTGATAGTGAAACAATGTTTGGTAACGATCAGTCGATGCAAAGCTGGCTGAAAGAAAATAATATTCCTACCCTGGGATTAGGAATTATAGAAGGTGGAAAACTACAGCAGGTAAAAGTTTTTGGAGATACTAAAACAGGAATTTCAGTTCCTCTTAATGCCTATTTTAATGTAGCCTCTCTCACCAAACCTGTTACAGCAATGGTAGCCTTACGTCTGGTAAGTGTAGGAAAGTGGAAGTTGGATGAACCTTTAGATACATACTGGACAGATCCTGACATCATCAGTGATCCGAGACATAAAAAACTGACAACAAGAATTATCCTGAGCCATCAGACCGGTTTTCCCAACTGGAGATGGATGAATGCTGACAAAAAGCTCAGCTTTCAGTTTGATCCCGGCACAAAATACCAATACTCAGGAGAAGGTTTTGAATACCTTAGGAGAGCGTTGGAAAAGAAGTTTGGCAAATCACTGGATCAGCTTGCAAAAGAACTTATTTTTCAGCCTCTCAAAATGCGTAATACTAACTATATCTGGGATCAGAACACGGACCAGTCAAGATTTGTAACAGGATACAATGAAAAAGGAAATGCCTATCCAGTAGAAAAAATTAAAACGGCTAATGCTGCCGATGATCTGCATACCACGATAGAAGATTACGGAAATTTTATGGTCAGTATTATGAAAGGAAAAAAACTGAACCCGGAAGTCTTTCAGGAAATGATCAGGAAACAGGTAAAGGTTAAAGAAAATAAATATTTCGGGCTAGGTCTTGAAATCTATGATCTTGGAAATGGTGACTATGCATTATCTCACGGAGGAGCTGATCAGGGGACAAGATGTATTGCCATTGTACTGCCCCATTCAGGTAAAGGAATTGTAATATTTACCAATGTTGATGACGGCTATAAGGTTTATGAAAAACTGGTGCTACATTATCTTGGAGAGGAAGGAAAGAAGATTGTAGGGATAGAAACCAGATAA
- a CDS encoding NTF2 fold immunity protein yields MKYFIFTLLFSLLSCEKSKTDKEIAISVAEKKWKEVYGKSTINQQKPFVAEKKNDSIWIVHGNSPMPPVIGGVAYAEVNVKTKKVIEYTHGE; encoded by the coding sequence ATGAAATATTTTATTTTCACATTATTATTTTCACTTTTAAGTTGTGAAAAGAGTAAAACCGATAAAGAAATTGCCATATCAGTAGCGGAAAAAAAATGGAAAGAAGTGTATGGTAAATCAACAATAAATCAACAAAAACCGTTCGTTGCAGAAAAGAAAAATGACAGTATCTGGATTGTACATGGAAACTCTCCAATGCCTCCTGTAATAGGAGGTGTTGCTTATGCAGAAGTAAATGTGAAAACAAAAAAAGTGATTGAGTATACGCATGGAGAATAA
- a CDS encoding 1-acyl-sn-glycerol-3-phosphate acyltransferase: protein MSKFDEIRYFYDQEVNERLQSIARDPMMKALMNFTFPDTDEQVWLEQFKNVHSISDFQHQFVAYAVRQILAKSSDGLTTSGFDRLDKNTPYLFISNHRDIVLDTSLLNLVLLEGGYIMTASAIGDNLVRKKFLNVLAKLNRNFLVQRGLSLREQLTSSQTMSEYIKEQLHQENRSVWIAQREGRTKNGNDSTQQGVLKMLAMAAGDQSLIDYFKTLKIVPISISYEYDPTDSLKMPQLLAQHRDEEYIKGKNEDFTNIISGILGQKKRIHLHAGDVLDTELDEIAATIDNKNKQLQAIAQLIDHSIISNYKLWPTKYIAYDLLHNTNTYASKYTEQEKQLFVRRLEMRIDPSDPVSREYFLAMYANPLVNKLKLEEDL from the coding sequence ATGTCTAAGTTTGATGAAATCCGGTATTTCTATGATCAGGAAGTGAATGAGAGATTACAGAGCATAGCCCGTGATCCGATGATGAAAGCTCTGATGAATTTTACTTTTCCTGATACGGATGAGCAGGTTTGGCTGGAACAGTTTAAAAATGTTCATTCCATTAGTGATTTCCAGCATCAGTTTGTAGCGTATGCCGTTCGCCAGATCCTTGCGAAAAGCTCTGACGGCTTAACGACTTCAGGCTTCGATAGGCTGGATAAAAACACCCCTTACCTTTTCATCTCAAACCACAGAGATATTGTTCTGGATACTTCACTGCTTAATCTGGTTTTGCTGGAAGGTGGTTATATTATGACCGCTTCAGCTATCGGAGATAATCTTGTCCGCAAAAAGTTCTTAAACGTACTGGCAAAACTGAACCGAAATTTTTTAGTACAAAGAGGCCTGTCTCTTCGTGAACAGCTGACAAGTTCACAGACAATGTCTGAGTATATTAAGGAACAATTGCATCAGGAAAACCGTTCTGTATGGATTGCCCAACGTGAGGGCCGCACCAAAAACGGTAATGATTCTACCCAACAGGGCGTTTTAAAAATGCTGGCCATGGCAGCCGGAGATCAGTCACTGATTGATTATTTTAAAACATTGAAAATTGTTCCGATCTCTATCTCCTATGAGTACGATCCTACAGATTCCTTAAAGATGCCCCAACTGCTGGCTCAACACAGGGATGAGGAATACATTAAGGGGAAAAATGAAGATTTCACCAACATCATCAGTGGAATTCTGGGACAAAAGAAACGCATTCACCTTCATGCCGGTGATGTTCTTGATACTGAACTGGATGAAATTGCAGCGACCATTGACAATAAAAACAAGCAGCTGCAGGCCATTGCACAACTGATTGACCATTCTATCATCAGTAATTATAAGCTTTGGCCGACCAAATACATCGCTTACGATCTTCTTCACAATACCAATACCTACGCTTCCAAATACACGGAACAGGAAAAACAGTTATTTGTCCGCAGACTTGAAATGCGTATTGATCCATCAGATCCTGTTTCCAGAGAGTATTTCCTGGCTATGTATGCCAATCCTTTGGTGAATAAACTGAAGCTGGAAGAAGATTTATAA